The following proteins are co-located in the Dehalococcoidales bacterium genome:
- a CDS encoding serine hydroxymethyltransferase, with protein MSFLVRTDPEISRVIGMEAKRQKETINLIASENYASRAVLEAQGSFLTNKYAEGYCHKRYYGGCENMDAVEGLAIERAKALFHADHANVQPHSGAQANMAVYYALLDYGDTVMGMSLAHGGHLTHGSKASFSGRLYRFVPYGVNRETERIDYQELESLALEHRPKLIVAGASAYTRVIDFERFRYIADRVGARLMVDMAHIAGMVAVGLHPSPVPYADVITSTTHKTLRGPRGGFILCRSELAPAIDAAVFPEMQGGPLMHVIAAKAVGFWEAMQPAFADYQRALLDNALTLADELQKRKLHLVSGGTDNHMVLVNLGGIGVTGRAAQEALGMVGIVVNRNGVPFDPYPPSITSGIRLGTPAVTSRGFGREEIRKIASLIFKVITNIGNSDIPDQVGREVSQICERFPVPGIDD; from the coding sequence ATGAGTTTCTTAGTTCGGACTGATCCGGAAATTAGTCGTGTTATCGGTATGGAAGCAAAGCGGCAGAAGGAGACGATCAACCTGATCGCCTCCGAGAACTATGCCAGCCGGGCCGTGCTCGAAGCCCAGGGTTCATTTTTAACCAATAAGTATGCTGAGGGCTACTGCCACAAACGCTATTACGGTGGCTGCGAGAATATGGATGCTGTGGAGGGCCTGGCTATTGAGCGGGCCAAAGCGCTCTTTCATGCTGACCACGCCAATGTCCAGCCGCACAGCGGGGCTCAGGCGAATATGGCAGTCTACTACGCCCTGCTTGACTATGGTGATACTGTCATGGGTATGAGCCTGGCGCATGGCGGGCATCTTACCCATGGCTCTAAGGCGAGCTTTTCCGGGCGGCTGTACCGGTTTGTCCCTTACGGGGTTAACCGCGAGACGGAAAGGATAGATTATCAGGAGCTGGAGAGTCTTGCCCTGGAGCACCGTCCCAAATTGATCGTGGCCGGTGCCAGTGCTTATACTCGAGTCATTGATTTCGAGCGTTTCCGCTACATTGCCGACCGGGTGGGTGCCAGGCTGATGGTTGATATGGCTCATATCGCCGGTATGGTGGCGGTGGGGCTGCATCCAAGCCCGGTGCCCTACGCTGATGTGATAACCTCAACCACTCACAAGACACTGCGCGGACCTCGAGGGGGGTTCATTTTGTGCCGTAGTGAACTGGCCCCGGCGATAGATGCGGCAGTTTTCCCTGAAATGCAGGGCGGTCCGCTGATGCATGTTATTGCTGCCAAGGCGGTAGGGTTTTGGGAAGCGATGCAACCTGCCTTTGCCGATTATCAACGTGCCCTGCTGGATAATGCGCTCACTCTGGCCGATGAGCTGCAAAAGCGGAAGCTGCATTTGGTATCCGGTGGCACGGATAACCATATGGTGTTGGTTAATCTCGGCGGGATTGGTGTCACCGGTAGAGCGGCTCAAGAGGCACTGGGGATGGTCGGTATTGTGGTTAACCGCAACGGGGTCCCCTTTGATCCTTATCCCCCTAGTATCACCAGCGGTATCAGGTTGGGTACGCCGGCGGTAACATCCCGTGGCTTTGGTAGGGAGGAAATAAGAAAGATCGCCTCATTGATATTTAAGGTAATCACTAATATCGGGAATAGTGATATCCCGGATCAGGTAGGCCGGGAGGTCAGCCAGATATGCGAGCGTTTTCCGGTGCCGGGTATTGATGATTGA
- a CDS encoding uracil-DNA glycosylase: protein MSALSELCQEISTCQRCQVLAKNRTKVVPGSGMEQADIMFIGEAPGWHEDQQGLPFVGPAGLFLDELISSINLRRDQVYITNVVKCRPPGNRDPLPLEIQACRSWLDRQIELIRPKMIVTLGRYSMAMYFPGKSIGKIHGTALKKDSVIYYAMYHPAAALHQQSLRQTIQADMLKIPSLLTRVENVSESVRHPEQLSMFEVHNID from the coding sequence ATGTCAGCACTAAGCGAGCTCTGCCAAGAAATCAGTACCTGCCAGAGGTGTCAGGTATTAGCAAAAAACCGAACCAAAGTAGTCCCCGGCAGCGGTATGGAGCAAGCGGATATTATGTTTATCGGCGAGGCGCCGGGCTGGCATGAAGATCAGCAAGGACTCCCCTTTGTCGGACCGGCCGGGCTATTTCTCGATGAGCTAATCTCCTCTATCAACCTGCGTCGTGACCAGGTCTATATCACCAACGTGGTCAAGTGCCGCCCCCCGGGTAATCGCGACCCGCTGCCCCTTGAAATACAGGCCTGCCGTAGCTGGCTGGACCGCCAGATCGAGCTAATCCGCCCCAAGATGATCGTAACCCTGGGGCGCTATTCAATGGCGATGTATTTCCCCGGCAAGAGCATCGGAAAAATTCACGGCACTGCTCTCAAGAAAGACAGCGTCATCTACTACGCAATGTATCACCCCGCCGCCGCCCTTCATCAGCAGAGCCTGCGTCAGACGATACAAGCCGACATGCTCAAGATACCATCATTACTGACCAGGGTCGAAAATGTCAGCGAATCAGTCAGACACCCGGAACAGCTGAGTATGTTTGAGGTCCACAACATTGACTAA
- a CDS encoding ribonuclease J, producing the protein MTKPILKIIPLGGLSEIGKNMMMIEHGNDIIVIDAGFMFPAEEMLGIDLVIPDISYLLEKKDKVRGIIITHGHDDHTGALPYILPQLNVPVYATKLTQGLISVKLKERKALDGAKLETIATGKSFSLGKFRIEFFPVCHSIPDAVGLIINTPIGTIVHSGDFKVDYTPVSGKPTDLSRLAQLGAQGVLLLLADSTYAELPGYTPSERVVGETLDHVMANAPGRVVITTFSSLVSRIQQVIDAAAKHKRRVFIVGRSMSNTVQMALKLGYLSDSEGVLARIDELKGMPRNKIVFVTTGSQGEPTSALVRMANRAHRQVHILRGDTVVISATPIPGNESLINRTVDNLFKQGAQVIYSKLEQVHVHGHASQEELKLILNLVKPKFFMPIHGEYRHLSLHSKLAQSIGIPKDNIFVLEDGDILELSQQSGKKTGRVTSGNVYVDGLSVGDIGSIVLRNRRMLSRDGIVVVIIAINKQTGKLVGRPDIVSRGFVDTRESKDMLEESRDLVAQTLDHSGKQPTEWSLVNDKIRDTLNRFYYERTKRRPMILPFMVKV; encoded by the coding sequence TTGACTAAGCCAATACTAAAGATAATCCCCCTCGGCGGACTGAGTGAGATCGGCAAGAACATGATGATGATAGAACACGGTAATGACATCATCGTCATTGACGCCGGTTTTATGTTCCCCGCAGAGGAAATGTTGGGCATCGACCTGGTAATCCCCGATATAAGCTACCTGCTGGAGAAAAAGGACAAGGTTAGAGGTATCATCATCACCCATGGGCACGACGACCATACCGGCGCTTTACCCTATATCCTTCCCCAGTTGAACGTACCCGTTTATGCCACCAAACTTACCCAGGGGCTTATCTCGGTCAAGCTCAAAGAACGCAAGGCACTGGACGGGGCCAAGCTGGAGACAATTGCTACGGGAAAAAGTTTCAGCCTGGGTAAATTCAGGATAGAATTCTTCCCGGTTTGCCACAGTATACCCGACGCGGTAGGCCTAATCATAAACACGCCGATCGGAACCATAGTACATAGCGGAGATTTTAAGGTTGATTATACTCCGGTCAGCGGCAAGCCAACCGACCTCTCCCGGCTGGCCCAGCTGGGAGCACAGGGAGTCCTCCTCCTTCTCGCCGACTCTACCTATGCCGAACTGCCCGGCTACACTCCATCAGAAAGGGTAGTCGGTGAAACCCTGGACCACGTTATGGCCAACGCACCGGGAAGAGTGGTCATAACCACCTTTTCCTCGCTGGTCTCCCGTATCCAGCAGGTTATTGATGCCGCAGCCAAGCACAAGCGCCGTGTCTTTATTGTCGGACGCAGTATGAGCAATACCGTACAGATGGCTCTGAAGCTAGGCTATCTCAGCGATAGCGAGGGAGTGCTGGCCCGGATAGATGAACTTAAGGGTATGCCCCGCAACAAAATCGTCTTTGTCACCACCGGAAGCCAGGGAGAACCTACTTCCGCCCTGGTCCGCATGGCTAACCGCGCCCATCGCCAGGTTCACATCCTCCGTGGCGATACGGTAGTCATCTCAGCAACACCAATCCCCGGCAATGAGTCATTAATCAACAGAACCGTAGACAATCTCTTCAAGCAAGGCGCCCAGGTAATCTACAGCAAATTAGAGCAGGTGCATGTTCACGGACATGCCAGTCAAGAGGAGCTGAAGCTGATCCTGAATCTGGTCAAGCCAAAGTTCTTTATGCCCATCCACGGCGAATACCGCCACCTGAGCCTTCACTCTAAGCTGGCTCAATCAATAGGTATTCCCAAGGACAACATCTTTGTCCTTGAAGATGGAGATATCCTTGAGCTTAGCCAGCAATCAGGCAAGAAAACAGGCAGGGTTACTTCGGGTAATGTCTATGTCGACGGCCTAAGTGTCGGTGATATCGGCAGCATTGTCCTGCGCAACAGAAGAATGCTATCCAGAGATGGCATAGTGGTAGTAATTATTGCCATTAACAAGCAGACCGGGAAACTGGTAGGTCGTCCTGACATCGTATCACGTGGTTTTGTCGACACCAGAGAGTCAAAGGACATGCTGGAAGAAAGTCGTGATCTGGTGGCCCAAACCCTGGATCACAGCGGTAAGCAGCCGACCGAGTGGAGCCTGGTCAACGACAAGATCAGGGACACACTGAATAGATTCTATTATGAGCGGACCAAGCGCCGGCCAATGATACTCCCCTTTATGGTGAAGGTCTAA
- a CDS encoding DNA translocase FtsK has protein sequence MAKRKSKTIGKQRAKTGGRQPAKGNTRFTTWGVAWRVILIASIVGVLYWQWSNLTAWAIDIRDSTWNLFGWGLLLLIIALIILGIVLWLRRSSPILVRFRQWLGGIAFTMAIWGLLAFSALGGSIGQHLIGYPSNFIGIPRIIGLVLAGIVLVAPKAFADAFRRAASWAHRQFQRQPKPLPAVPPPTPPVITTTPQITTEEQPAVSQAAPISAATPPPVQNPAPVSSTTPGQAHEDLRQVAQEVWKRYGESPSLATDNGWRLPPIDILDRATEIEFGQSDNTQRAGLIEEALASYGVEAKVVQINTGPTVTQFGLEPGWDRKMKEIKERDKDGNITVRLEEVSRTRIKVDRITALANDLALALAAPSIRIEAPVPGKPVVGIEVPNTTMGMVNLRGVIETSGFQKLIAKSRLTLALGKGAGGEAVVADLTKMPHLLIAGATGSGKTVCLNATICCLLLHNSPNNVRFIMIDPKRVELTPFNSIPHLATPVIVDTNKAVGALRWLNQEMDKRYQKMATSSARNIEAYNKNKEGDEKLPYIVLVIDELADLMMAGFDEVEHIICRLAQLARATGIHLVVATQRPSVDVVTGLIKANFPTRISFAVTSQVDSRTILDITGAEKLLGRGDMLYMPTEAAKPKRLQGCYVSDAETERLVYFWGSQHKEETPSSLQITDLTAPSTTAGKGDFPQDVLLDTARQLLEEHKHISTSFLQRKLHIGYPRAARIMEQLGESDTYSEGQV, from the coding sequence ATGGCAAAGAGAAAGTCAAAAACCATAGGTAAACAGAGGGCAAAAACCGGGGGAAGGCAGCCAGCCAAGGGAAACACCCGCTTTACCACCTGGGGTGTGGCCTGGCGAGTCATCCTGATCGCCTCGATCGTAGGGGTACTGTACTGGCAGTGGTCCAACCTGACCGCGTGGGCGATTGATATCAGGGACAGTACCTGGAACCTCTTCGGCTGGGGGCTGCTCCTGCTCATCATCGCCCTGATAATCCTGGGGATAGTGCTATGGCTGCGGAGAAGCTCACCTATCCTGGTGCGGTTCCGCCAATGGCTGGGCGGTATTGCCTTCACTATGGCCATCTGGGGATTACTAGCTTTTTCCGCACTGGGCGGCAGTATCGGGCAACACCTCATCGGATACCCCTCGAACTTCATCGGAATTCCCCGCATCATCGGTCTGGTCCTTGCCGGGATTGTTTTGGTAGCTCCGAAAGCCTTCGCAGACGCATTCAGAAGAGCCGCTTCATGGGCCCACAGGCAGTTCCAGAGACAACCGAAGCCGCTGCCAGCGGTCCCACCGCCAACACCACCGGTGATAACGACAACACCACAGATAACAACTGAAGAGCAGCCCGCGGTAAGCCAGGCTGCCCCAATATCAGCGGCAACTCCACCTCCGGTACAGAATCCGGCCCCGGTATCAAGCACTACCCCCGGTCAGGCCCATGAGGATCTGCGACAGGTAGCCCAGGAAGTATGGAAAAGGTACGGGGAATCACCGTCACTGGCTACTGACAACGGCTGGCGACTGCCGCCAATTGATATCCTGGACCGGGCTACGGAAATCGAATTCGGGCAGTCCGATAATACTCAGAGGGCGGGACTTATCGAAGAGGCCCTTGCCAGCTACGGGGTGGAGGCTAAGGTGGTCCAGATAAACACCGGACCAACGGTTACCCAGTTCGGTCTGGAACCGGGGTGGGATAGGAAAATGAAGGAAATCAAGGAACGGGATAAAGACGGCAATATCACCGTCAGACTGGAGGAGGTATCCCGGACCAGGATCAAGGTTGATAGAATCACAGCCCTGGCTAATGACCTGGCCCTGGCACTAGCGGCACCAAGTATCAGGATTGAAGCACCGGTACCGGGTAAGCCGGTAGTCGGCATCGAAGTACCTAATACCACGATGGGTATGGTCAACCTGAGAGGAGTAATCGAGACCAGCGGCTTTCAAAAGCTTATCGCCAAGTCCAGACTTACTCTAGCGCTGGGTAAAGGCGCCGGAGGCGAAGCAGTGGTCGCCGACCTGACCAAAATGCCGCACCTTCTTATTGCCGGAGCCACCGGAAGCGGTAAGACCGTCTGCTTGAATGCTACCATTTGCTGTTTGTTACTCCATAACTCACCGAACAATGTCCGCTTCATCATGATTGACCCCAAACGTGTAGAGCTAACACCGTTTAACAGCATCCCTCATTTGGCGACTCCGGTCATAGTTGACACCAATAAAGCCGTCGGCGCACTACGCTGGCTCAATCAGGAGATGGACAAGCGCTACCAGAAAATGGCAACCTCCAGCGCCCGTAACATCGAGGCTTACAATAAAAACAAAGAGGGAGATGAAAAGCTCCCCTATATCGTACTGGTGATCGATGAGTTGGCCGACCTGATGATGGCCGGCTTTGATGAGGTCGAGCACATCATCTGCCGGCTGGCCCAACTAGCTCGAGCTACCGGCATCCACCTTGTCGTGGCTACCCAGCGCCCATCGGTGGATGTGGTCACCGGCCTGATTAAGGCTAATTTCCCCACCCGCATCAGTTTTGCCGTAACGTCACAGGTGGACTCGCGAACCATCCTCGATATCACCGGTGCCGAGAAGCTGCTGGGTAGAGGCGATATGCTCTATATGCCTACCGAGGCAGCTAAGCCCAAACGGCTGCAGGGGTGCTATGTCTCCGACGCCGAGACAGAGAGGCTGGTCTATTTCTGGGGCAGTCAGCATAAAGAAGAGACCCCCTCATCGCTGCAGATCACCGACCTTACCGCACCATCCACTACCGCGGGCAAGGGGGACTTTCCCCAGGACGTTCTACTGGATACCGCCAGACAACTGCTGGAGGAACACAAACACATCTCCACCTCTTTTCTACAGCGCAAGCTGCACATCGGCTACCCACGGGCAGCCCGCATCATGGAGCAACTTGGAGAGAGTGATACCTATTCCGAAGGACAAGTCTGA
- the uvrB gene encoding excinuclease ABC subunit UvrB yields MSQFEIVSDFGPMGDQLQAIDRLVAGLNKGFQHQTLLGVTGSGKTFTMANVIQRVNRPALVISHNKTLAAQLYTEFKEFFPNNAVEYFVSYYDYYQPEAYLPRTDTYIEKDADVNEEIDKLRHAATRALFEHRDVIIVASVSCIYGLGEPEEYHSFVCSLERGGSYRRERLLRQLVDMQYQRNDIDFTRGKFRIRGDTLEIQPAYEELALRVEFFGDEVERIVEIEPLTGEVLAELNSVNIYPAKHFVTSRDKLTRAIEDIQRELSERLDELKRQGKMLEAARLQARTNYDLEMLREAGYCTGAENYSRHLSGRPAGSPPWTLLDYFPADFLMFIDESHMTLPQIRGMYSGDRSRKETLVEYGFRLPSALDNRPLNFDEFGERINQVIYTSATPSDYEYRCSQQIVEQIIRPTGLLEPTVEVKPTRGQIDDLLDRIKDRVDRGERCLVTTLTKRMAEELADYLVETGIKTHYLHSEIDTLERVNILRDLRLGVYDVIVGINLLREGLDLPEVSLVAILDADKEGYLRSEGSLIQTMGRASRHIDGHVIMYADVITGSMARAINETQRRRRIQEDYNREHGITPQGIRKAIKDITERVRKVAENHTPYLAAPVAKEDVTRLIKELEAQMKTAARNLEFEKAALLRDRIIDLRKE; encoded by the coding sequence ATGTCTCAGTTTGAAATAGTCTCTGATTTTGGGCCTATGGGTGACCAGCTGCAGGCCATAGACCGGCTGGTGGCAGGGCTGAATAAGGGTTTTCAGCATCAGACATTACTGGGGGTTACCGGCAGCGGGAAGACCTTCACCATGGCTAATGTTATTCAGCGGGTAAACAGACCGGCCCTGGTTATTAGTCACAACAAGACACTGGCGGCTCAACTCTATACTGAGTTCAAGGAGTTCTTTCCGAATAATGCGGTGGAGTATTTCGTCAGCTATTATGATTATTATCAGCCGGAAGCCTATCTCCCCCGTACCGATACCTATATTGAGAAAGATGCTGATGTAAACGAAGAGATTGATAAGCTGCGCCATGCGGCGACCCGTGCCCTCTTCGAGCACCGCGATGTGATCATAGTGGCTTCGGTGTCCTGTATCTATGGCTTAGGTGAACCGGAAGAATACCACAGCTTTGTCTGCAGTCTGGAGCGAGGCGGTAGTTACCGTAGGGAAAGACTACTCCGGCAGCTGGTGGACATGCAGTACCAACGTAATGATATCGATTTCACCCGGGGCAAGTTTCGTATTCGCGGCGATACCCTGGAGATTCAACCGGCTTATGAGGAACTGGCGCTGCGGGTGGAGTTCTTTGGCGACGAGGTGGAACGTATTGTGGAGATAGAGCCGCTGACCGGTGAGGTGCTGGCCGAATTAAATTCGGTAAATATCTACCCTGCCAAGCACTTTGTTACCTCACGCGATAAGCTGACCAGGGCTATCGAAGATATCCAGCGGGAACTGTCGGAAAGGCTGGATGAGTTAAAGCGTCAGGGGAAGATGCTGGAAGCCGCCCGACTGCAGGCACGGACCAACTATGATTTGGAGATGCTCAGGGAGGCCGGATATTGTACCGGAGCGGAGAACTACTCCCGTCACCTGTCCGGACGTCCTGCCGGGAGCCCTCCCTGGACTCTACTGGACTATTTTCCCGCTGACTTCCTGATGTTTATCGACGAGTCCCATATGACACTGCCTCAAATCCGCGGTATGTACAGCGGTGACCGCTCTCGCAAGGAGACGCTGGTCGAGTATGGTTTCCGTCTGCCTTCTGCTCTGGATAACCGCCCGCTTAACTTCGACGAGTTCGGGGAGCGTATTAACCAGGTTATTTATACCTCGGCGACGCCTTCGGATTACGAGTACCGGTGCAGTCAGCAAATAGTAGAGCAGATAATCAGGCCGACCGGTCTTCTTGAACCTACGGTTGAGGTCAAGCCGACCCGTGGGCAGATTGATGACCTTCTCGATCGGATTAAGGATCGGGTTGACAGGGGCGAGCGCTGTCTGGTGACTACCCTGACCAAACGAATGGCGGAAGAACTGGCGGATTATCTTGTGGAGACGGGGATCAAGACCCACTATCTTCATTCCGAGATTGATACCCTGGAGAGGGTTAACATACTGCGTGATCTTCGCCTCGGAGTCTATGATGTGATAGTCGGCATCAACCTGCTCCGGGAGGGGCTTGATCTGCCCGAGGTGAGTCTGGTGGCTATTCTGGATGCCGATAAGGAGGGTTACCTGCGTTCTGAAGGGTCGTTAATTCAGACGATGGGTCGTGCCTCACGTCATATCGATGGTCATGTCATAATGTATGCTGATGTTATCACCGGATCTATGGCGAGGGCAATCAATGAGACACAACGCCGCCGCCGGATTCAGGAGGACTATAACCGGGAGCATGGTATTACCCCGCAGGGGATAAGGAAGGCTATCAAGGATATTACGGAACGGGTGCGGAAGGTAGCGGAAAACCACACCCCGTATCTGGCTGCTCCTGTTGCTAAAGAGGATGTCACCCGTTTGATTAAAGAACTGGAAGCACAGATGAAGACGGCTGCCCGAAATCTGGAGTTCGAAAAAGCGGCTCTGCTGCGTGATCGTATTATTGATCTGAGGAAGGAATAG
- a CDS encoding lysophospholipid acyltransferase family protein, translated as MQGRENVPQHGPLIVVANHLSYADQYLLTIAIKREMIFMAKEELFRNRVKRFLMEAFGAIPVRRGAANRTALKQIHQALDNGLAIFMFPEGSRSKNAQLQPAFSGPALIALYNNVPILPTGIIGMQVAEKGFPWVMFHRPRVAVHIGRPFRLSAPEGISDKEHLKELSDEIMEHIAELLPAEYHGYYAKRQGDRTAPGTI; from the coding sequence GTGCAGGGAAGAGAAAATGTTCCCCAGCACGGCCCATTAATAGTTGTCGCCAACCACCTCAGCTATGCCGACCAGTACCTGTTAACCATCGCCATCAAACGCGAGATGATATTCATGGCCAAGGAGGAGCTGTTCCGCAACAGGGTAAAAAGATTCTTGATGGAGGCATTCGGTGCTATCCCGGTAAGGCGGGGAGCCGCAAACCGGACGGCCCTGAAACAGATTCACCAGGCCCTCGACAACGGGCTGGCCATATTCATGTTTCCCGAGGGCAGCCGCAGCAAAAATGCACAACTGCAGCCTGCCTTTTCGGGACCGGCATTAATAGCCCTGTACAATAATGTTCCTATTCTCCCCACCGGCATTATCGGCATGCAGGTTGCCGAGAAGGGTTTCCCATGGGTAATGTTTCACCGGCCGCGAGTGGCAGTTCATATCGGGCGCCCTTTCCGCTTATCCGCACCGGAAGGAATATCAGATAAAGAACATCTCAAAGAACTATCCGATGAAATTATGGAGCACATCGCCGAGCTGCTGCCGGCTGAATACCATGGATACTACGCGAAAAGACAAGGAGACCGGACAGCACCCGGAACAATCTAA
- the ruvA gene encoding Holliday junction branch migration protein RuvA — translation MIASLHGILESISGDSVVLNVGGIGFRVYLPSSTLSVLGNIGDEVSLNTHLHLREDNVTLYGFASADELRFFQTLLGVKGLGPRLALAMLSAMRLEQLTMAVATGSTELLTSIPGIGRKVADRLILELKDKVAAGLVTAPMVQSADDNTDVLSVLVSLGYSASEASRAVASLPMSSGLSLEEKIKQALGYFAGK, via the coding sequence ATGATAGCCAGTCTTCACGGCATATTAGAGTCGATCAGTGGCGATAGTGTGGTGCTGAATGTCGGCGGGATAGGTTTTCGGGTATACCTGCCGTCTTCAACCTTAAGCGTACTGGGTAATATCGGTGACGAGGTCAGTCTGAATACCCATCTCCATCTCAGGGAGGATAATGTCACCCTCTATGGATTCGCTTCGGCTGATGAGTTGAGGTTCTTTCAAACCCTGCTCGGCGTCAAGGGGTTGGGTCCCCGGCTGGCGCTGGCGATGCTTTCCGCGATGCGCTTGGAACAGTTGACGATGGCTGTGGCTACCGGCAGTACCGAATTGCTGACGTCAATTCCCGGTATTGGCAGGAAGGTGGCTGACCGCCTTATCCTGGAACTTAAGGATAAAGTGGCTGCTGGCCTGGTGACTGCTCCTATGGTGCAGTCGGCCGATGATAATACCGATGTCCTCTCCGTATTAGTATCTTTGGGCTATTCCGCCTCCGAAGCCAGCCGTGCCGTAGCCAGCCTGCCGATGTCTTCCGGGCTAAGCCTTGAGGAGAAGATCAAGCAGGCGCTGGGATATTTCGCCGGTAAGTAG
- the ruvC gene encoding crossover junction endodeoxyribonuclease RuvC produces the protein MIVLGIDPGTVAMGYGIVESRNEEVALVDYGVLNCPAHSSIGERLSLLYHGLEQIISRYHPEAVAVEQPFVAKNVKSAFAIGRAQAVAILVAANRGIAACEYTPAQVKQRVANYGASSKEQIQEMVRLQLGLPEIPWPSDAADALAVALCHLGEVHLTNLLGDQ, from the coding sequence GTGATAGTTTTAGGTATTGATCCGGGTACGGTGGCGATGGGTTACGGAATTGTTGAGAGCAGAAACGAGGAAGTAGCTCTGGTTGACTATGGTGTTCTGAACTGTCCGGCTCATTCTTCGATCGGGGAGCGCCTGAGCCTTCTCTATCACGGCCTGGAGCAGATTATTTCGCGCTACCATCCTGAGGCTGTTGCTGTTGAGCAGCCCTTCGTCGCCAAGAACGTAAAATCAGCGTTTGCTATCGGCAGGGCTCAGGCAGTGGCTATTCTGGTTGCGGCCAACCGTGGCATCGCAGCCTGCGAATATACTCCGGCTCAGGTCAAACAGAGGGTGGCTAATTACGGGGCCAGTTCCAAGGAGCAGATTCAGGAAATGGTTCGTCTTCAACTCGGTCTACCGGAGATACCCTGGCCATCCGATGCTGCCGATGCCCTGGCGGTAGCCCTCTGTCACCTCGGTGAGGTGCATCTGACGAACCTGTTGGGAGACCAGTAA
- a CDS encoding YebC/PmpR family DNA-binding transcriptional regulator: MSGHSKWSSIKHQKGVTDARRGKLFTKLAREIIVAVREGGSNQETNFRLRLAVQRARDSSMPLDNIERAIKRGSGTLEGAALVEMVLEGYGPGGTAIMVQALTDNRNRTLQAVRNIFTRGGGNLGENGCVAWIFSLKGLIIVNADNVDADALALEAIDAGADDVKTENGSVEIYTSPEQLEAIRAALEAKNITVASAEQSLVPSTTVELDEKSALQTLKMLDKLEELDEVQQVYSNADFPDAVLESYQP; encoded by the coding sequence ATGTCCGGCCATTCTAAGTGGTCTTCCATCAAGCATCAGAAGGGGGTAACTGATGCCAGACGGGGTAAGCTTTTCACCAAATTGGCACGTGAGATTATCGTTGCCGTGCGGGAGGGGGGTAGTAATCAGGAGACGAATTTCCGGCTGCGTCTGGCGGTACAGAGGGCTCGCGATAGCAGTATGCCCCTGGATAATATTGAGCGGGCGATTAAGCGGGGCAGCGGCACTTTAGAGGGAGCGGCCCTGGTGGAGATGGTCCTGGAAGGCTACGGTCCGGGGGGCACCGCTATTATGGTGCAGGCGCTGACGGATAACCGTAACCGAACCCTGCAGGCTGTGCGCAATATTTTCACGCGTGGCGGGGGCAATCTCGGTGAGAATGGTTGTGTTGCCTGGATATTTTCTCTGAAGGGGCTTATCATTGTGAATGCGGATAATGTGGATGCTGATGCGCTGGCTCTTGAGGCTATTGATGCCGGTGCCGATGACGTTAAGACAGAGAATGGCAGCGTTGAGATCTATACCAGCCCCGAGCAGCTAGAAGCGATCAGGGCGGCACTGGAGGCGAAGAATATAACGGTTGCTTCAGCGGAACAGAGTCTGGTACCCAGCACTACCGTTGAGCTGGATGAGAAGTCGGCTCTTCAGACGCTGAAGATGCTGGATAAGCTCGAGGAGTTAGATGAGGTGCAGCAGGTCTACAGTAACGCCGATTTTCCCGATGCTGTTTTGGAGAGTTACCAGCCCTAA